In Colwellia sp. M166, a genomic segment contains:
- the rfbA gene encoding glucose-1-phosphate thymidylyltransferase RfbA, producing MRKGIILAGGSGTRLYPLTKVVSKQLMPVYDKPMVYYPLATLMQAGIREILIISTPEETSRFEDLLGNGENFGISISYKEQPSPDGLAQAFILAEEFLDGAPAALVLGDNMFYGHDLTKSLQSANAQTTGGTVFGYHVSNPRSYGVVEFDASGTAISIEEKPAEPKSNYAVPGLYFFDSRVVEFAKNVKPSARGELEITDVIDQYLQAGELKVEIMGRGTAWLDTGTHDDLLAAAQFISTIDKRQGLKVNCPEEVAYRNGWLSEEKLREIAQPLRKSGYGEYLIKLIEDRVF from the coding sequence ATGAGAAAAGGAATTATCTTAGCAGGTGGTAGTGGTACTCGCCTTTATCCACTCACAAAAGTGGTTAGTAAGCAATTGATGCCAGTTTACGATAAGCCAATGGTTTATTATCCTCTTGCTACCTTAATGCAAGCAGGGATACGAGAGATATTGATTATATCAACTCCTGAAGAAACTAGTCGTTTTGAAGATTTACTCGGTAATGGCGAAAATTTTGGAATTTCAATTTCCTATAAAGAGCAGCCTAGCCCTGATGGTTTAGCCCAAGCTTTTATCCTTGCTGAAGAATTTCTTGATGGAGCCCCAGCTGCATTAGTGCTTGGCGATAATATGTTTTATGGACATGACTTAACTAAGTCACTGCAAAGCGCCAATGCGCAAACAACAGGTGGTACTGTTTTTGGCTATCATGTTTCCAATCCACGTTCTTACGGTGTAGTTGAGTTTGACGCTAGTGGTACGGCAATTTCTATTGAAGAAAAGCCGGCTGAGCCTAAGTCGAATTATGCAGTGCCAGGATTATACTTTTTTGATTCACGTGTAGTTGAATTTGCTAAAAATGTTAAGCCTTCAGCGCGTGGCGAATTAGAAATTACTGATGTTATTGACCAGTACTTGCAAGCAGGTGAATTAAAAGTTGAAATTATGGGCCGTGGTACGGCTTGGCTTGATACCGGTACTCATGATGATTTACTCGCGGCTGCACAATTTATTTCTACTATTGATAAACGCCAAGGTCTGAAAGTTAATTGTCCTGAAGAAGTAGCTTATCGCAATGGTTGGTTGAGTGAAGAGAAGTTGCGTGAAATAGCACAGCCTTTGCGTAAAAGTGGCTATGGTGAGTATTTGATTAAATTAATTGAAGATCGGGTGTTTTAA
- a CDS encoding DUF1972 domain-containing protein, whose product MSKRVMISIIGTVGVPACYGGFETLVENLLDENENDKVISVYCSSKSYSDKAKKYKNAQLYYIPLNANGVQSIPYDIFSLCHAVIKGTDNILLLGVSGAISLPFIRLFTKAKIITNIDGLEWRRAKWGKWPKRFLKLSEKLAVKYSDVVISDNQAIADYVKNEYGVVSEVIAYGGDHAVVNDLNRSDEGYALALCRIEPENNIELILEAFSQKDKALKFIGNWDNSEFGRTMKAKYDQYDNIEIINPIYDINTLFDIRQKCSFYVHGHSAGGTNPSLVEMMHFNKSIVAYDCNYNIASTESKARFFKNTEELVELIENSATFNNGVVMQEIAERRYTWKIVKEQYFSLFK is encoded by the coding sequence ATGAGTAAAAGAGTTATGATATCAATCATTGGCACCGTTGGTGTTCCTGCCTGTTATGGCGGGTTTGAAACGTTAGTTGAGAATTTACTCGATGAAAATGAAAATGATAAAGTGATTAGCGTTTATTGCTCTTCAAAAAGCTATAGCGACAAAGCCAAAAAATACAAAAATGCACAATTGTATTATATTCCTTTAAACGCCAATGGCGTACAAAGTATTCCATATGATATTTTCTCGTTATGTCATGCAGTAATTAAAGGTACTGATAATATTCTGCTGTTAGGTGTATCCGGTGCTATTTCCTTACCTTTTATCAGGCTGTTCACTAAGGCTAAAATTATCACAAATATTGATGGTTTAGAGTGGCGCAGAGCAAAGTGGGGTAAATGGCCGAAACGTTTTTTAAAGCTTTCTGAAAAATTAGCAGTGAAATATTCTGATGTTGTTATTTCCGACAATCAAGCGATCGCGGATTATGTAAAAAATGAATATGGTGTTGTGTCAGAAGTCATAGCTTATGGTGGTGATCATGCGGTTGTAAATGATTTAAACCGTTCGGATGAGGGGTATGCATTAGCTTTATGTAGAATCGAGCCTGAAAATAATATTGAATTAATTTTAGAAGCATTTAGCCAAAAAGATAAAGCATTAAAATTCATTGGTAACTGGGACAATAGTGAGTTTGGTCGAACCATGAAAGCTAAATATGACCAGTATGATAATATAGAAATTATTAATCCTATTTATGATATTAATACGCTTTTTGATATTCGTCAAAAATGTAGTTTTTATGTACATGGGCATTCAGCAGGCGGTACTAACCCTTCTTTAGTTGAAATGATGCACTTTAATAAAAGCATTGTTGCTTATGATTGCAACTACAATATTGCTTCAACCGAAAGTAAGGCTCGGTTCTTTAAAAACACTGAGGAATTAGTCGAGTTGATAGAGAATTCTGCAACCTTCAATAACGGCGTTGTTATGCAAGAAATAGCAGAGCGCCGCTATACTTGGAAAATAGTAAAAGAACAGTATTTTAGTTTGTTTAAATAA
- a CDS encoding glycosyltransferase family 4 protein: MSNNIDLFYVHLFNDFSGSPRVFKDAIDSNINNFGKTYVVTSKHQGFLDGVNASRINCFYARSNNRYMQLFYFILSQILLFGQLSCFLLKGRLEGRKSTVIINTMLPFGAGLSAKFFANSIVYYVHETHIKPDVLKCFLRFFIEHCATHVIFVSKYLQQTESFKKPLAEVIYNGLRTDFPVVKDVDSKAKFMHKQLFFAGSLKSYKGIDQLLQLALHLPDFKVIAAVNCEEVELAQYKKSNIIPKNMLFHIRPLNIQSYFEQSFLVLNLSLPDGWVETFGLSLLEGMAFGSPVISPPVGGPIEFVNSSNGYLVDSRQTEKIVEFILHLNSSFDVWNAYSQQAFQTSKLFTAEEYKKSFKAYFQKFDLV; encoded by the coding sequence ATGTCAAATAATATAGATTTGTTTTATGTCCACCTTTTCAATGACTTTAGTGGCAGTCCTAGAGTGTTTAAAGACGCAATAGATAGTAATATTAATAATTTCGGTAAAACTTATGTTGTAACGAGCAAACATCAAGGTTTTCTAGATGGTGTTAATGCTAGTCGAATTAATTGCTTCTATGCCAGAAGTAATAATAGGTATATGCAGCTTTTTTACTTTATTCTCTCTCAAATATTACTGTTTGGTCAGCTATCCTGTTTTTTACTTAAAGGGCGGCTTGAAGGCCGTAAGTCAACGGTTATTATTAATACTATGTTGCCATTCGGTGCAGGGCTTTCCGCTAAATTTTTTGCTAATAGTATTGTATATTATGTTCATGAAACACACATTAAACCTGATGTATTGAAGTGTTTTTTACGTTTTTTTATAGAGCATTGTGCAACCCATGTTATTTTTGTCTCGAAATACCTTCAGCAAACGGAGTCATTTAAAAAACCATTGGCTGAAGTGATTTATAATGGCTTAAGAACAGACTTTCCTGTGGTAAAGGACGTTGATTCGAAGGCAAAGTTTATGCATAAGCAATTGTTTTTTGCTGGTTCATTAAAATCTTATAAAGGAATTGACCAATTACTTCAACTTGCTTTGCATTTACCTGATTTCAAGGTGATCGCTGCGGTTAATTGCGAAGAGGTAGAGCTGGCCCAATATAAAAAGAGTAATATAATACCTAAAAATATGTTGTTTCATATTCGCCCACTTAACATCCAATCTTATTTCGAACAAAGTTTTTTAGTATTGAACTTATCGCTGCCTGATGGTTGGGTGGAGACCTTTGGTTTATCGCTTTTAGAAGGGATGGCTTTTGGCTCACCTGTAATCTCGCCACCGGTAGGGGGGCCTATTGAATTTGTAAACAGTAGTAATGGTTATTTAGTGGATTCGCGACAGACAGAGAAAATTGTTGAGTTCATTTTACATTTAAACAGCTCCTTCGATGTGTGGAATGCTTATTCGCAACAAGCGTTTCAAACGTCAAAGCTGTTCACCGCTGAAGAGTATAAAAAATCCTTTAAAGCATATTTTCAAAAATTTGATTTAGTGTGA
- a CDS encoding acyltransferase yields MIKSILKFSVLKIKGRTITFDEKVRDIDLLSLLFTQGFAVLRGLLRFRKVVFLGNNVVIKAKRNVKFGKGVSIGDYCTLDALGHEGLCIGAGSSIGSFSLLKVSGTLKSLGKGINIGCNVGLGDFTHIGGAGGVEIGDDTIAGAYLSIHPENHVFSDTNELIRNQGVSRKGISIGRNCWVGAKVTVLDGSIVGDGCVIAAGAVVNGVFPNHVVVGGVPAKF; encoded by the coding sequence ATGATAAAGTCGATACTTAAATTTTCTGTGTTAAAAATCAAAGGTCGTACTATTACTTTTGATGAAAAAGTGCGTGATATTGATTTGCTCAGTTTACTCTTCACGCAAGGGTTTGCCGTGTTAAGAGGCTTGTTAAGATTCAGGAAAGTGGTTTTTTTAGGAAACAATGTTGTCATTAAAGCTAAACGAAACGTTAAATTTGGCAAAGGTGTTTCTATTGGTGACTATTGTACATTAGATGCACTAGGGCATGAGGGACTATGCATTGGGGCGGGTTCATCAATAGGTTCTTTTTCATTGTTAAAAGTAAGCGGCACATTAAAGTCTCTTGGTAAAGGTATAAATATTGGATGTAATGTCGGTCTCGGGGATTTTACTCATATTGGTGGGGCTGGCGGTGTTGAGATTGGTGATGACACTATTGCTGGTGCTTATCTAAGTATTCACCCAGAAAACCACGTTTTTTCAGACACTAACGAGCTTATCCGCAACCAAGGTGTCTCCAGAAAAGGGATATCAATAGGTAGGAATTGCTGGGTCGGAGCTAAAGTCACGGTTTTGGATGGTAGTATAGTAGGCGATGGTTGTGTTATTGCTGCTGGTGCGGTCGTTAATGGGGTGTTTCCCAATCATGTTGTTGTTGGTGGGGTACCGGCAAAATTTTAA
- a CDS encoding glycosyltransferase: protein MKKTLIILLASNLDSRGGGRETWIGNFLNDHDILKLYDSIIVLGSEITISNKEVVFPRKIKVVKDKYRNKSYLPGIIYYAIFVRKQLRTLYRTTASYDVISCGSWGESISLYYSSFFRKKNVRSICWLRSIMVKELARIYPKYILNLCEILEVYILKKYKFIIANGSDTSKYYVDKKVDNLTIANGIHTSDFIINNSTDVKCQFIGRTSVEKGILHLAKAIRVLNMEDCLKDITFSIIGDGPKTKEIKELAIDIDGLTYMGALGPKEVKCELAQANISFHLTLSKDIGGGGVSHSLLEAMASGQRIVCWDNDIFNQVIGSELFFKAKEGDVESLVEQLKLAIINCREDPFEYPKKMNEYSRNYDFSVHVEKYCNLVR from the coding sequence ATGAAAAAAACCTTAATTATTTTATTAGCAAGCAACCTTGATTCTCGAGGTGGGGGAAGAGAAACCTGGATAGGTAACTTCTTAAATGATCATGATATACTGAAACTTTACGACTCAATTATTGTACTAGGTAGTGAAATTACCATTTCTAATAAAGAAGTAGTTTTCCCCCGTAAAATAAAAGTTGTTAAAGATAAATATCGCAATAAAAGTTATTTACCTGGAATTATTTACTACGCAATTTTTGTAAGGAAGCAGCTAAGGACGCTTTATCGAACGACCGCTTCATATGATGTTATCTCATGTGGCTCATGGGGGGAGTCGATTTCTCTTTATTATAGCTCATTTTTTCGAAAAAAAAATGTAAGAAGTATTTGTTGGCTTCGCTCAATTATGGTGAAGGAACTTGCTCGAATTTACCCAAAATATATCCTGAACTTATGTGAAATATTAGAAGTTTATATTCTAAAAAAGTACAAGTTTATTATTGCTAATGGGAGTGATACTAGTAAGTACTATGTAGATAAAAAAGTTGATAACTTAACAATAGCTAATGGTATACATACAAGTGATTTTATTATTAATAATTCAACTGATGTCAAATGCCAGTTTATTGGTAGAACTAGTGTTGAGAAAGGAATCCTTCATTTAGCTAAGGCTATCCGAGTATTAAATATGGAAGATTGCCTTAAGGATATAACGTTTTCAATTATTGGGGATGGCCCTAAAACTAAAGAGATAAAAGAATTAGCGATAGATATTGACGGTCTGACCTATATGGGGGCGCTTGGTCCCAAAGAAGTTAAGTGCGAACTTGCTCAGGCCAACATATCTTTTCACTTAACGTTAAGCAAGGATATAGGGGGAGGGGGAGTATCTCACAGCCTATTAGAGGCTATGGCTTCCGGTCAACGGATAGTGTGCTGGGATAATGATATCTTTAATCAAGTTATTGGTTCAGAGTTGTTTTTTAAAGCTAAAGAAGGGGATGTAGAGTCTTTAGTTGAACAGCTGAAATTAGCAATAATAAACTGCAGGGAAGATCCGTTTGAGTACCCTAAAAAAATGAATGAATATTCTAGGAATTATGATTTTTCTGTCCATGTTGAAAAATATTGCAATTTAGTACGTTAA
- a CDS encoding flippase produces MIKAFFKDSLLYTFANLFTRGIGFILLPIYTRVLSKQEYGLFDYLTTIGLMLGVIMTLEITQAIYRFIPEYKGQPLQQVKLASTSFWFSLLMYSFLCVICFIFSNELSKILLDDAKYAELIKTTSILFLTNAILFNFSTLMRANLLSKQVVLVSTFNAIFVASFSLVLVVYLKLGLLGLIAGQLIGVSLSIIIALFFVKAWIKLVFCFKELKDMLSYSAPLVFSSIGVVLSMFVDRVMLKEFLGAEQLAPYAVAIKIASIATLLLIGFQSALTPLLYSHYKEKDTPEKVAKLFHLYLIISLFSVIILSILGSWLVKIVAGEQYVEAVNYVVPLVCAALFSSMYIFFPGLSIAKKTSIIAIVNVLVGLLNVILNYVFIPKFGALGASFSTLLSISIALLCNALLAQRFYKIPINYMLTLLIFSSIFCILIYSIPL; encoded by the coding sequence ATGATTAAGGCGTTTTTTAAGGACTCTCTACTTTATACCTTTGCGAACTTATTTACTCGTGGCATTGGTTTTATATTATTACCTATTTATACTCGTGTATTATCTAAGCAGGAATATGGGCTATTTGATTATCTTACAACTATAGGTCTGATGTTAGGTGTAATAATGACATTAGAAATAACACAAGCTATATACCGCTTTATTCCTGAATATAAAGGTCAGCCCCTTCAACAAGTGAAGTTAGCATCTACAAGTTTTTGGTTTTCACTGCTGATGTACTCATTTTTATGTGTGATTTGTTTTATTTTTTCAAATGAATTATCTAAAATTTTGCTTGATGACGCAAAGTATGCGGAACTGATTAAAACCACTAGCATACTATTCTTAACTAACGCTATTTTGTTTAATTTTTCGACGTTAATGCGAGCAAATCTCTTATCTAAGCAGGTGGTATTAGTATCAACTTTTAACGCGATTTTTGTAGCGAGTTTTTCGTTGGTATTAGTGGTTTATTTAAAATTAGGTCTTCTCGGCCTTATTGCAGGGCAGTTGATAGGTGTTAGCTTAAGTATTATTATTGCATTGTTTTTTGTAAAAGCTTGGATCAAGTTAGTTTTTTGTTTTAAAGAATTAAAAGACATGTTGTCTTATTCTGCACCTTTAGTTTTCTCTAGCATTGGTGTTGTATTATCAATGTTCGTAGATAGGGTGATGCTGAAAGAGTTTTTAGGTGCGGAGCAATTGGCACCTTATGCGGTAGCAATAAAAATTGCCAGTATAGCAACGTTACTGTTGATTGGTTTCCAGTCGGCATTAACGCCTTTACTTTATTCACATTATAAAGAAAAAGACACCCCTGAAAAAGTAGCTAAATTATTTCACCTTTACTTAATCATTTCACTTTTCAGTGTAATTATTTTATCGATATTAGGTAGTTGGCTAGTTAAGATTGTTGCTGGGGAGCAATATGTCGAAGCTGTAAACTATGTTGTTCCGTTAGTTTGCGCTGCATTATTTTCAAGTATGTATATTTTCTTTCCAGGGTTGAGTATTGCAAAAAAAACATCGATTATAGCGATTGTTAATGTTCTTGTAGGCCTACTGAATGTTATACTTAATTATGTGTTTATTCCTAAGTTCGGGGCATTAGGTGCTTCCTTTAGTACGTTGCTCTCAATATCTATTGCATTGCTTTGTAATGCACTACTCGCTCAACGATTTTATAAGATACCAATTAACTATATGCTTACACTTTTAATATTCAGCAGTATTTTTTGCATTTTGATTTACTCTATCCCTTTATGA
- a CDS encoding N-acetyl sugar amidotransferase, giving the protein MTYQICTRCIYDTEVPNISFDVRGVCNYCVQIDELSAQFPNDEKGEIELQRLVDEMKQAGKGKKYDALIGVSGGCDSSYLLDLMTNKYGLRLLAVHFDNTWNSTVATENIHCMTEKLGIDLYTHVVDAHEFDDLILAHLKAGVKEIENPTDIGLATTMNLAAEKYGIKYKIDGHSFRTEGSAPMGWIYMDAKYIQSVHKEFGTVPMKTFPNLWLSKQLKWMLFNQIKSIRPLYYLQYDKEAAKAMLAKDYGWTWYGGHHLENRTSSFFHSYFFPKRWNTDFRIAGYSAYCRDGRMTREEALNLMKEEPHIEDGLLEFYKKRLNLSDEEFERLMNLPKKHYTDFKTYKKTFERMRPFFYLMAKWKLIPWSFYIKYTLPHNVEKK; this is encoded by the coding sequence ATGACTTATCAAATCTGTACTCGCTGTATTTACGATACTGAAGTTCCAAATATATCCTTCGATGTTCGAGGCGTATGCAATTACTGTGTGCAAATTGATGAACTTTCAGCGCAGTTCCCAAATGATGAAAAAGGCGAAATTGAATTACAACGTTTAGTCGATGAGATGAAGCAGGCAGGTAAAGGAAAAAAATACGATGCGTTAATTGGTGTTAGTGGTGGTTGTGATTCGTCTTATTTATTAGACCTAATGACAAATAAATATGGCTTGCGATTATTAGCTGTGCACTTTGATAATACATGGAACTCAACGGTAGCGACTGAAAATATTCATTGTATGACAGAGAAACTAGGTATCGACCTATATACTCATGTTGTGGATGCCCATGAGTTCGATGACTTGATCTTAGCGCACTTGAAAGCCGGCGTTAAAGAAATTGAAAACCCAACGGATATTGGTTTAGCTACAACCATGAATCTTGCCGCTGAAAAATACGGTATTAAATATAAAATTGACGGTCATTCGTTCAGAACTGAAGGCTCTGCACCTATGGGCTGGATATACATGGACGCTAAGTACATACAGAGTGTTCATAAAGAGTTTGGTACTGTACCGATGAAAACATTTCCCAATTTATGGCTTTCAAAACAATTGAAATGGATGTTGTTTAATCAAATAAAATCGATTAGACCGCTTTATTATCTGCAATACGATAAAGAAGCAGCTAAAGCAATGTTAGCTAAAGATTACGGATGGACATGGTATGGCGGTCATCATCTAGAGAATAGAACCTCATCATTTTTTCATAGTTATTTCTTTCCTAAACGTTGGAATACAGACTTTCGAATTGCAGGATATTCAGCTTATTGTAGAGATGGGCGAATGACTCGGGAAGAAGCCCTAAATCTGATGAAAGAAGAGCCTCATATTGAAGACGGTTTATTAGAGTTTTACAAAAAACGTTTGAATCTTTCAGATGAAGAATTTGAGCGCTTAATGAATTTGCCTAAAAAGCACTATACGGACTTTAAAACGTATAAAAAAACCTTTGAACGCATGCGGCCATTTTTCTATTTAATGGCGAAATGGAAGCTCATACCATGGAGCTTTTACATTAAATATACCTTGCCCCATAATGTAGAAAAAAAATAG
- a CDS encoding AglZ/HisF2 family acetamidino modification protein: MLRTRVMPCLLLQGRGLVKTVKFKNERYVGDPINAVRIFNQKEVDELVLFDINCTSDSGTINYSLLEQITSECFMPVCYGGGVRTLEDFRKLFSLGIEKVSVSSLLFDSPDVVAQAVAIYGSQSIIATLDINLSKYRKKYQVCTHSGKQKRKYTPVEAAKYACSLGVGEIIVNAIHRDGTWSGFDQELISQISANVNVPVVAAGGAGTLDDIKNVVVSANASAVALGSMAVFQAKDMGVLIKFPKQTELTKILP; the protein is encoded by the coding sequence GTGCTTAGAACACGAGTTATGCCTTGTTTGCTATTACAAGGTAGAGGTTTAGTTAAAACGGTAAAGTTTAAAAACGAACGTTACGTTGGTGATCCTATTAATGCTGTACGAATTTTTAATCAAAAAGAGGTAGACGAATTAGTGCTGTTTGATATTAACTGCACGAGTGATTCAGGCACCATTAACTACTCCTTACTTGAGCAAATAACATCAGAATGCTTTATGCCCGTATGCTATGGCGGAGGTGTGAGAACCTTAGAGGACTTCCGAAAGCTTTTCTCTCTAGGCATTGAAAAGGTATCTGTAAGCTCTTTGCTGTTTGATAGCCCTGACGTTGTGGCTCAAGCAGTAGCAATATATGGCTCACAGAGCATAATTGCGACATTAGATATAAACCTATCTAAATATAGAAAAAAATATCAAGTATGTACCCATTCGGGTAAACAAAAGAGAAAATATACGCCCGTTGAAGCTGCAAAATATGCGTGTAGTCTTGGGGTAGGAGAAATTATTGTTAATGCTATCCATCGCGATGGTACTTGGTCTGGTTTTGATCAAGAACTCATTAGTCAAATTTCTGCAAACGTTAATGTTCCTGTTGTAGCTGCCGGCGGTGCTGGCACATTAGACGATATTAAAAATGTTGTTGTAAGCGCTAATGCTTCAGCCGTTGCGCTTGGCAGTATGGCAGTATTTCAAGCAAAAGATATGGGGGTTTTAATTAAATTTCCCAAGCAAACTGAACTAACTAAAATTTTACCCTAG
- the hisH gene encoding imidazole glycerol phosphate synthase subunit HisH — MISIIDYGVGNLGSVKNMLKFLNIESKIITTAEELSTATKIILPGVGSWDNGVAKLTESGLLSVLNKRVLSDKVPVLGICLGMQILLDASEEGELAGLGWIPGEVKKFYFTPEQQTANKLRIPHMGWNVTHNKKQTALTQLNDDETRYYFVHSYHAEVANKDHALMTCNYGYEFTCAIHKDNIWGVQFHPEKSHKFGMALMKSFAEL, encoded by the coding sequence ATGATCTCAATAATTGATTATGGTGTGGGAAATTTAGGCTCAGTAAAGAACATGCTGAAGTTCCTTAATATAGAAAGTAAAATTATTACTACAGCTGAGGAATTGAGTACCGCAACTAAAATTATACTTCCAGGTGTAGGTAGTTGGGATAACGGTGTTGCGAAACTAACGGAAAGTGGCTTGCTTTCAGTACTTAATAAGCGTGTATTATCTGACAAAGTGCCAGTGTTAGGTATCTGTCTAGGTATGCAAATATTGCTTGATGCTAGCGAGGAGGGCGAGTTAGCAGGTTTAGGTTGGATCCCAGGTGAAGTAAAAAAGTTTTATTTTACACCAGAGCAACAAACTGCCAATAAGCTAAGAATTCCACACATGGGCTGGAATGTTACGCATAACAAAAAACAAACTGCGCTTACTCAATTGAATGATGATGAAACTCGTTACTATTTTGTTCATTCTTACCATGCTGAGGTTGCAAACAAAGACCATGCATTGATGACTTGCAATTATGGCTATGAATTTACCTGCGCCATTCACAAAGACAATATATGGGGTGTTCAGTTTCACCCTGAAAAAAGTCATAAATTTGGTATGGCATTAATGAAGTCATTCGCGGAGCTATAA
- a CDS encoding DapH/DapD/GlmU-related protein, with the protein MKRKFNRHVSLGDLLTDRWETAKFLGFGEGTSCYNNVLVLGNVKVGKNTWIGPNVILDGSGGELVIGDFCSISAGVQIYTHDSVSWSTSLGESAVKKAPTYVGNGVYIGPNTIIQKGVKVGDKAIIGAMSFVNKNVQSNAKVFGIPAK; encoded by the coding sequence ATGAAACGTAAATTTAATCGCCATGTCTCGTTAGGTGATTTGTTGACAGATCGCTGGGAAACGGCAAAATTTTTAGGTTTTGGCGAAGGTACATCTTGTTATAATAATGTCTTAGTTTTGGGTAATGTAAAAGTTGGCAAAAACACTTGGATCGGGCCTAATGTTATTTTAGATGGCAGTGGTGGTGAGCTGGTTATTGGTGATTTTTGCTCAATAAGCGCCGGTGTGCAAATATATACTCATGACTCTGTTTCTTGGTCAACCAGCTTAGGAGAGAGTGCTGTTAAAAAAGCACCTACTTATGTTGGCAATGGTGTATATATTGGGCCTAACACTATTATTCAAAAAGGCGTTAAAGTAGGAGACAAAGCGATTATCGGTGCGATGTCTTTTGTTAATAAGAACGTGCAGTCTAATGCAAAAGTATTTGGTATTCCTGCTAAGTAG
- a CDS encoding DegT/DnrJ/EryC1/StrS aminotransferase family protein has translation MKDRIKLIKPYISFDEVASELEEIFDSGQLTKGQHVAKFVKSLTNYTGGLYAVPMTSATTALTMCLKALGIKKGDKVAISDFSFPATANVVEDVEATPIFIDVDQDTYNMSVDDLRSKLDDKVKAVIFVDALGSPSGIDKIKAVCEEFSIPLIEDAACAIGSSVNGVKVGNIADLTCFSFHPRKLLTTGEGGAILTNNPEYATWLDMKANHGASGLRGKVFDFIDFGYNYRMSEIQALMGWKQIAKLDGITERRNLIADQYAEALEPLGMKRQKIAQGVYHNIQSLIFTVPETVKRDDLIDYLAEHNIESTLGTYCLSGTTFYTNKYNSVQATAHWLENHTITLPCYDGVDVQTVTDVISGFFA, from the coding sequence ATGAAAGATAGAATTAAACTAATTAAGCCTTATATTTCTTTTGATGAAGTAGCTTCAGAGTTAGAAGAAATATTTGACTCAGGTCAATTAACTAAAGGCCAGCATGTTGCTAAGTTTGTTAAAAGTTTAACAAACTACACTGGTGGTTTATATGCCGTGCCGATGACTTCAGCAACAACAGCATTGACCATGTGTTTGAAAGCTCTTGGCATAAAAAAGGGCGATAAGGTTGCAATTTCTGACTTTTCGTTTCCTGCAACAGCGAATGTCGTTGAAGATGTTGAAGCAACACCCATTTTCATCGATGTTGATCAAGACACTTATAATATGTCAGTAGATGACTTGCGCAGTAAATTAGATGATAAAGTCAAGGCAGTGATATTTGTTGATGCTTTAGGCAGCCCCTCTGGTATAGATAAAATAAAAGCTGTTTGTGAAGAGTTTAGCATACCGTTAATTGAAGATGCCGCATGTGCAATTGGCAGCTCTGTAAATGGTGTGAAAGTTGGCAATATCGCAGATTTAACCTGCTTTAGTTTTCATCCACGTAAGTTGCTGACTACGGGGGAAGGTGGTGCGATTCTTACTAATAACCCTGAATATGCAACTTGGTTAGATATGAAAGCCAATCATGGTGCATCAGGCTTACGTGGTAAAGTATTTGACTTTATAGACTTTGGCTATAACTATCGTATGAGTGAAATACAAGCACTCATGGGCTGGAAACAAATTGCTAAACTTGATGGCATTACCGAACGACGCAATTTAATTGCTGACCAATATGCCGAAGCTTTAGAGCCATTAGGTATGAAGCGGCAAAAAATCGCTCAAGGTGTATACCATAATATTCAATCATTAATTTTTACAGTACCAGAGACTGTAAAACGTGATGATTTAATTGATTATTTAGCTGAGCATAATATTGAGTCAACACTGGGCACTTATTGTTTGAGTGGTACAACTTTTTATACCAACAAATATAATTCGGTGCAAGCAACAGCGCACTGGCTTGAAAATCACACTATCACATTACCTTGTTATGATGGTGTTGACGTTCAAACGGTTACTGACGTAATATCTGGTTTTTTTGCCTAG